The following proteins are co-located in the Triticum aestivum cultivar Chinese Spring chromosome 1A, IWGSC CS RefSeq v2.1, whole genome shotgun sequence genome:
- the LOC123043525 gene encoding ribosomal RNA small subunit methyltransferase I isoform X4, whose protein sequence is MASLLRLQALFSLTLATPRRLPSHLRCAAAVASPLPRRLPAAASNGSPEQRASETDLESGLYLVATPIGNLEDITLRALRVLKCAHVILSEDTRHSGKLLQHYNIKTPLLSFHKFNEREREPIILKRLHEGEAIAVISDAGTPGISDPGMELARLCATEKIPVIPIPGPSAAIAALSASGLPTEEFTFARLEVSAREAVTQIFYVPPHGIHQFLLDAASSFGDSRSCVIAREITKLHEEFWRGTLGEANEAFASRQPKGEITILIDGNSVSIDETPSDDFLEHELRELMAKGHALSTAVKLVAEATSAKKKDVYALALRVFGK, encoded by the exons ATGGCGTCTCTGCTCCGCCTCCAGGCCCTCTTCTCCCTTACGCTGGCCACTCCCCGCCGTCTCCCATCCCATCTCCGCTGTGCCGCAGCAGTTGCGTCTCCGCTCCCTCGCCGCCTCCCTGCTGCCGCCTCGAACGGCTCGCCGGAGCAGCGGGCCTCGGAAACG GATTTGGAGTCGGGGTTGTATCTAGTGGCGACACCCATAGGGAACCTCGAGGATATCACCTTGAG GGCATTGCGTGTTCTGAAATGTGCTCATGTGATACTCTCTGAAGACACAAGGCATTCTGGAAAGTTACTTCAGCATTACAACATCAAAACACCTCTT CTCAGCTTCCATAAGTTCAACGAACGAGAGAGAGAGCCCATTATCTTAAAGAGGCTCCATGAAGGGGAAGCAATTGCAGTGATTAGTGATGCTGGTACTCCAGGCATCAGTGACCCTGGCATGGAGCTG GCTAGACTATGCGCGACTGAAAAAATCCCTGTTATTCCCATTCCTGGGCCTTCTGCAGCAATTGCCGCTCTTTCTGCATCGGGTTTGCCAACAGAGGAATTCACATTTG CCAGGCTTGAGGTATCTGCTCGTGAGGCTGTGACACAAATATTCTATGTTCCTCCTCATGGAATTCATCAGTTTCTTCTTGATGCTGCTTCATCTTTTGGCGATTCAAG GTCATGTGTTATTGCAAGGGAGATTACCAAATTGCATGAAGAG TTTTGGCGAGGAACCCTAGGCGAAGCAAATGAAGCCTTTGCATCTCGACAGCCAAAGGGAGAAATCACCATCCTCATAGATGGGAACTCAGTTTCAATTGATGAAACACCATCTGATGATTTTCTTGAGCATGAACTCAGAGAATTGATGGCAAAAGGGCATGCTCTTTCAACG GCGGTGAAATTGGTGGCCGAAGCTACATCAGCAAAGAAGAAAGATGTTTATGCACTAGCACTGAGGGTGTTTGGAAAATGA
- the LOC123043525 gene encoding ribosomal RNA small subunit methyltransferase I isoform X3 has protein sequence MASLLRLQALFSLTLATPRRLPSHLRCAAAVASPLPRRLPAAASNGSPEQRASETDLESGLYLVATPIGNLEDITLRALRVLKCAHVILSEDTRHSGKLLQHYNIKTPLLSFHKFNEREREPIILKRLHEGEAIAVISDAGTPGISDPGMELARLCATEKIPVIPIPGPSAAIAALSASGLPTEEFTFARLEVSAREAVTQIFYVPPHGIHQFLLDAASSFGDSRYRSCVIAREITKLHEEFWRGTLGEANEAFASRQPKGEITILIDGNSVSIDETPSDDFLEHELRELMAKGHALSTAVKLVAEATSAKKKDVYALALRVFGK, from the exons ATGGCGTCTCTGCTCCGCCTCCAGGCCCTCTTCTCCCTTACGCTGGCCACTCCCCGCCGTCTCCCATCCCATCTCCGCTGTGCCGCAGCAGTTGCGTCTCCGCTCCCTCGCCGCCTCCCTGCTGCCGCCTCGAACGGCTCGCCGGAGCAGCGGGCCTCGGAAACG GATTTGGAGTCGGGGTTGTATCTAGTGGCGACACCCATAGGGAACCTCGAGGATATCACCTTGAG GGCATTGCGTGTTCTGAAATGTGCTCATGTGATACTCTCTGAAGACACAAGGCATTCTGGAAAGTTACTTCAGCATTACAACATCAAAACACCTCTT CTCAGCTTCCATAAGTTCAACGAACGAGAGAGAGAGCCCATTATCTTAAAGAGGCTCCATGAAGGGGAAGCAATTGCAGTGATTAGTGATGCTGGTACTCCAGGCATCAGTGACCCTGGCATGGAGCTG GCTAGACTATGCGCGACTGAAAAAATCCCTGTTATTCCCATTCCTGGGCCTTCTGCAGCAATTGCCGCTCTTTCTGCATCGGGTTTGCCAACAGAGGAATTCACATTTG CCAGGCTTGAGGTATCTGCTCGTGAGGCTGTGACACAAATATTCTATGTTCCTCCTCATGGAATTCATCAGTTTCTTCTTGATGCTGCTTCATCTTTTGGCGATTCAAG GTACAGGTCATGTGTTATTGCAAGGGAGATTACCAAATTGCATGAAGAG TTTTGGCGAGGAACCCTAGGCGAAGCAAATGAAGCCTTTGCATCTCGACAGCCAAAGGGAGAAATCACCATCCTCATAGATGGGAACTCAGTTTCAATTGATGAAACACCATCTGATGATTTTCTTGAGCATGAACTCAGAGAATTGATGGCAAAAGGGCATGCTCTTTCAACG GCGGTGAAATTGGTGGCCGAAGCTACATCAGCAAAGAAGAAAGATGTTTATGCACTAGCACTGAGGGTGTTTGGAAAATGA
- the LOC123043525 gene encoding ribosomal RNA small subunit methyltransferase I isoform X6 — translation MASLLRLQALFSLTLATPRRLPSHLRCAAAVASPLPRRLPAAASNGSPEQRASETDLESGLYLVATPIGNLEDITLRALRVLKCAHVILSEDTRHSGKLLQHYNIKTPLLSFHKFNEREREPIILKRLHEGEAIAVISDAGTPGISDPGMELQLPLFLHRVCQQRNSHLHGRSRKARLEVSAREAVTQIFYVPPHGIHQFLLDAASSFGDSRSCVIAREITKLHEEFWRGTLGEANEAFASRQPKGEITILIDGNSVSIDETPSDDFLEHELRELMAKGHALSTAVKLVAEATSAKKKDVYALALRVFGK, via the exons ATGGCGTCTCTGCTCCGCCTCCAGGCCCTCTTCTCCCTTACGCTGGCCACTCCCCGCCGTCTCCCATCCCATCTCCGCTGTGCCGCAGCAGTTGCGTCTCCGCTCCCTCGCCGCCTCCCTGCTGCCGCCTCGAACGGCTCGCCGGAGCAGCGGGCCTCGGAAACG GATTTGGAGTCGGGGTTGTATCTAGTGGCGACACCCATAGGGAACCTCGAGGATATCACCTTGAG GGCATTGCGTGTTCTGAAATGTGCTCATGTGATACTCTCTGAAGACACAAGGCATTCTGGAAAGTTACTTCAGCATTACAACATCAAAACACCTCTT CTCAGCTTCCATAAGTTCAACGAACGAGAGAGAGAGCCCATTATCTTAAAGAGGCTCCATGAAGGGGAAGCAATTGCAGTGATTAGTGATGCTGGTACTCCAGGCATCAGTGACCCTGGCATGGAGCTG CAATTGCCGCTCTTTCTGCATCGGGTTTGCCAACAGAGGAATTCACATTTG CATGGTCGATCAAGAAAAGCCAGGCTTGAGGTATCTGCTCGTGAGGCTGTGACACAAATATTCTATGTTCCTCCTCATGGAATTCATCAGTTTCTTCTTGATGCTGCTTCATCTTTTGGCGATTCAAG GTCATGTGTTATTGCAAGGGAGATTACCAAATTGCATGAAGAG TTTTGGCGAGGAACCCTAGGCGAAGCAAATGAAGCCTTTGCATCTCGACAGCCAAAGGGAGAAATCACCATCCTCATAGATGGGAACTCAGTTTCAATTGATGAAACACCATCTGATGATTTTCTTGAGCATGAACTCAGAGAATTGATGGCAAAAGGGCATGCTCTTTCAACG GCGGTGAAATTGGTGGCCGAAGCTACATCAGCAAAGAAGAAAGATGTTTATGCACTAGCACTGAGGGTGTTTGGAAAATGA
- the LOC123043525 gene encoding ribosomal RNA small subunit methyltransferase I isoform X1, whose amino-acid sequence MASLLRLQALFSLTLATPRRLPSHLRCAAAVASPLPRRLPAAASNGSPEQRASETDLESGLYLVATPIGNLEDITLRALRVLKCAHVILSEDTRHSGKLLQHYNIKTPLLSFHKFNEREREPIILKRLHEGEAIAVISDAGTPGISDPGMELARLCATEKIPVIPIPGPSAAIAALSASGLPTEEFTFVGFLPKHGRSRKARLEVSAREAVTQIFYVPPHGIHQFLLDAASSFGDSRYRSCVIAREITKLHEEFWRGTLGEANEAFASRQPKGEITILIDGNSVSIDETPSDDFLEHELRELMAKGHALSTAVKLVAEATSAKKKDVYALALRVFGK is encoded by the exons ATGGCGTCTCTGCTCCGCCTCCAGGCCCTCTTCTCCCTTACGCTGGCCACTCCCCGCCGTCTCCCATCCCATCTCCGCTGTGCCGCAGCAGTTGCGTCTCCGCTCCCTCGCCGCCTCCCTGCTGCCGCCTCGAACGGCTCGCCGGAGCAGCGGGCCTCGGAAACG GATTTGGAGTCGGGGTTGTATCTAGTGGCGACACCCATAGGGAACCTCGAGGATATCACCTTGAG GGCATTGCGTGTTCTGAAATGTGCTCATGTGATACTCTCTGAAGACACAAGGCATTCTGGAAAGTTACTTCAGCATTACAACATCAAAACACCTCTT CTCAGCTTCCATAAGTTCAACGAACGAGAGAGAGAGCCCATTATCTTAAAGAGGCTCCATGAAGGGGAAGCAATTGCAGTGATTAGTGATGCTGGTACTCCAGGCATCAGTGACCCTGGCATGGAGCTG GCTAGACTATGCGCGACTGAAAAAATCCCTGTTATTCCCATTCCTGGGCCTTCTGCAGCAATTGCCGCTCTTTCTGCATCGGGTTTGCCAACAGAGGAATTCACATTTG TGGGTTTCTTACCAAAGCATGGTCGATCAAGAAAAGCCAGGCTTGAGGTATCTGCTCGTGAGGCTGTGACACAAATATTCTATGTTCCTCCTCATGGAATTCATCAGTTTCTTCTTGATGCTGCTTCATCTTTTGGCGATTCAAG GTACAGGTCATGTGTTATTGCAAGGGAGATTACCAAATTGCATGAAGAG TTTTGGCGAGGAACCCTAGGCGAAGCAAATGAAGCCTTTGCATCTCGACAGCCAAAGGGAGAAATCACCATCCTCATAGATGGGAACTCAGTTTCAATTGATGAAACACCATCTGATGATTTTCTTGAGCATGAACTCAGAGAATTGATGGCAAAAGGGCATGCTCTTTCAACG GCGGTGAAATTGGTGGCCGAAGCTACATCAGCAAAGAAGAAAGATGTTTATGCACTAGCACTGAGGGTGTTTGGAAAATGA
- the LOC123043525 gene encoding ribosomal RNA small subunit methyltransferase I isoform X5 produces MASLLRLQALFSLTLATPRRLPSHLRCAAAVASPLPRRLPAAASNGSPEQRASETDLESGLYLVATPIGNLEDITLRALRVLKCAHVILSEDTRHSGKLLQHYNIKTPLLSFHKFNEREREPIILKRLHEGEAIAVISDAGTPGISDPGMELQLPLFLHRVCQQRNSHLHGRSRKARLEVSAREAVTQIFYVPPHGIHQFLLDAASSFGDSRYRSCVIAREITKLHEEFWRGTLGEANEAFASRQPKGEITILIDGNSVSIDETPSDDFLEHELRELMAKGHALSTAVKLVAEATSAKKKDVYALALRVFGK; encoded by the exons ATGGCGTCTCTGCTCCGCCTCCAGGCCCTCTTCTCCCTTACGCTGGCCACTCCCCGCCGTCTCCCATCCCATCTCCGCTGTGCCGCAGCAGTTGCGTCTCCGCTCCCTCGCCGCCTCCCTGCTGCCGCCTCGAACGGCTCGCCGGAGCAGCGGGCCTCGGAAACG GATTTGGAGTCGGGGTTGTATCTAGTGGCGACACCCATAGGGAACCTCGAGGATATCACCTTGAG GGCATTGCGTGTTCTGAAATGTGCTCATGTGATACTCTCTGAAGACACAAGGCATTCTGGAAAGTTACTTCAGCATTACAACATCAAAACACCTCTT CTCAGCTTCCATAAGTTCAACGAACGAGAGAGAGAGCCCATTATCTTAAAGAGGCTCCATGAAGGGGAAGCAATTGCAGTGATTAGTGATGCTGGTACTCCAGGCATCAGTGACCCTGGCATGGAGCTG CAATTGCCGCTCTTTCTGCATCGGGTTTGCCAACAGAGGAATTCACATTTG CATGGTCGATCAAGAAAAGCCAGGCTTGAGGTATCTGCTCGTGAGGCTGTGACACAAATATTCTATGTTCCTCCTCATGGAATTCATCAGTTTCTTCTTGATGCTGCTTCATCTTTTGGCGATTCAAG GTACAGGTCATGTGTTATTGCAAGGGAGATTACCAAATTGCATGAAGAG TTTTGGCGAGGAACCCTAGGCGAAGCAAATGAAGCCTTTGCATCTCGACAGCCAAAGGGAGAAATCACCATCCTCATAGATGGGAACTCAGTTTCAATTGATGAAACACCATCTGATGATTTTCTTGAGCATGAACTCAGAGAATTGATGGCAAAAGGGCATGCTCTTTCAACG GCGGTGAAATTGGTGGCCGAAGCTACATCAGCAAAGAAGAAAGATGTTTATGCACTAGCACTGAGGGTGTTTGGAAAATGA
- the LOC123043525 gene encoding ribosomal RNA small subunit methyltransferase I isoform X2, whose protein sequence is MASLLRLQALFSLTLATPRRLPSHLRCAAAVASPLPRRLPAAASNGSPEQRASETDLESGLYLVATPIGNLEDITLRALRVLKCAHVILSEDTRHSGKLLQHYNIKTPLLSFHKFNEREREPIILKRLHEGEAIAVISDAGTPGISDPGMELARLCATEKIPVIPIPGPSAAIAALSASGLPTEEFTFVGFLPKHGRSRKARLEVSAREAVTQIFYVPPHGIHQFLLDAASSFGDSRSCVIAREITKLHEEFWRGTLGEANEAFASRQPKGEITILIDGNSVSIDETPSDDFLEHELRELMAKGHALSTAVKLVAEATSAKKKDVYALALRVFGK, encoded by the exons ATGGCGTCTCTGCTCCGCCTCCAGGCCCTCTTCTCCCTTACGCTGGCCACTCCCCGCCGTCTCCCATCCCATCTCCGCTGTGCCGCAGCAGTTGCGTCTCCGCTCCCTCGCCGCCTCCCTGCTGCCGCCTCGAACGGCTCGCCGGAGCAGCGGGCCTCGGAAACG GATTTGGAGTCGGGGTTGTATCTAGTGGCGACACCCATAGGGAACCTCGAGGATATCACCTTGAG GGCATTGCGTGTTCTGAAATGTGCTCATGTGATACTCTCTGAAGACACAAGGCATTCTGGAAAGTTACTTCAGCATTACAACATCAAAACACCTCTT CTCAGCTTCCATAAGTTCAACGAACGAGAGAGAGAGCCCATTATCTTAAAGAGGCTCCATGAAGGGGAAGCAATTGCAGTGATTAGTGATGCTGGTACTCCAGGCATCAGTGACCCTGGCATGGAGCTG GCTAGACTATGCGCGACTGAAAAAATCCCTGTTATTCCCATTCCTGGGCCTTCTGCAGCAATTGCCGCTCTTTCTGCATCGGGTTTGCCAACAGAGGAATTCACATTTG TGGGTTTCTTACCAAAGCATGGTCGATCAAGAAAAGCCAGGCTTGAGGTATCTGCTCGTGAGGCTGTGACACAAATATTCTATGTTCCTCCTCATGGAATTCATCAGTTTCTTCTTGATGCTGCTTCATCTTTTGGCGATTCAAG GTCATGTGTTATTGCAAGGGAGATTACCAAATTGCATGAAGAG TTTTGGCGAGGAACCCTAGGCGAAGCAAATGAAGCCTTTGCATCTCGACAGCCAAAGGGAGAAATCACCATCCTCATAGATGGGAACTCAGTTTCAATTGATGAAACACCATCTGATGATTTTCTTGAGCATGAACTCAGAGAATTGATGGCAAAAGGGCATGCTCTTTCAACG GCGGTGAAATTGGTGGCCGAAGCTACATCAGCAAAGAAGAAAGATGTTTATGCACTAGCACTGAGGGTGTTTGGAAAATGA